CCCGGCAGCGGTGCGCAAATCGTCGATAAATTGCGCTTCAGAGAATGGTCGATAATGTAGATTGCCTTCAACAATTTCATAAGTTATCTCGCGACGCATACCGTAAATACGACATTCGCGACCGCTTTGCTGCAAAATTTCAGGCAAGGATGTATTGCTAGTTGAAGTTTGGTATACCAGTAAATGCTCACCTGCCTCTGGTCGTGCATTTATTATTTCGGGACGTAAAATTGGTGGATGCAAAGTAGTGTTTGGTTTGCGGGTCGGCGGATAGAAAAAAGTGGTTATGTGATAATGAAATGCGCCAGGCACTTTAGCCTTCACTATGGCGTTTGTTAGTTGATAATCACTCTCATAACCTGCGAGCAATTCGGGCGCGTGGGTGCAGCGGTTAATGATTTGCATGTTATCAATCGAAATCACTGGCAATTCATGGCGTACCGCAAAAAGGTAACTCCAAGTTTCAAAGTCTGAAATCACTACATCAGGTTGAAATTTTTCGTTAATTTCGAAATAAGCACGGATATTTTGCGGCAGTCCGTTTAATGCACCTTTAATATTTTGTACTACCGTACGCCATTTTTGTAGCTCATTGTCTTGATAAGCTAAGGTGTAACCCCAAATCTTTTTAATCGATAACACTTCGCTAGCTCGTTTGGCCAGGTATTCATGGGCTCGCCCTGATACTACGACTTGCACTTCATGTTTTTGTGATAGGGCATCTAAAATTACGCGCGAGCGCATAGCATGCCCCATGCCTTCTCCGACAACACCATAAAGAATTCGCATATTGGATGACATATCATATATATTGGCATTGAGGTAGGCATGCTCGATATCGTTAATGCATATTTAGAAGAATTATTTATTCTTTTGCCCCGTTTTTCGTTGTTGTTTATCTATGCCTTGCTTTTTGCGTTGGTTGAAATCGAGATCGAAGGCAAAAATGGCTGGGCCGCAAATTTACCTACCTGGTTTCGTCGTACTCCTTGGTATGCCCGCATTTTCGCTTTTGTATTGTCGGGTAAACCGCTCACCGGTTACCACATGGTAATGTTTTTAATTCCGTTTTTTAGCTTTCATTTGGGTTTGGCGTTTGGCCAATCTTGGTCTTGGGGCTTTGAGATACGTGTCGTTACTACCTACTTAGTGTGGAATGCCACTTGGGATTTTCTTTGGTTTTTACTTAATCCTCATTATGGCTGGTCGCGTTTTCACAAAGGTATGATCTGGTGGCACAATGGTATTTGGCTCGGTCGTTTGCCTATCGACTATATCGTAGCGCTAGGAGCATCGGTTTTGCTTGCGGCCATACCATGGCTTATATTTAAAAATATTTCGTATATACTCTACCAAGTTAGTTACATTATATTCACAGTAGCCGCAATTATACTCATCGGATATTTCGCCCCACTCTATCAGCGTTGGTATCATTATATGCGTAGCGCCCCCAAAAATGAAGTGCCATTGCGTCAGGAAAGCCTCGCGCGAGGTAGAAAGGAGGTGTCGAAAACTCGCTAAACAGCCCAACGGGTGAAAGTCCCGTCCGATTAATGGTTAGCCACCAAGTCGGTAGTGAGTCTTGCATGCAGGATGGGGTGACTCATCCCACGAAGCACAAGACAGCAAGTTTGCGAGGCCGTGTGATAGAGCTTCGAAATTTTAGTTGTGTAGACCGGTGCCTTTGGCACGGCGGCAGGCGTTTGAAGACCGTCCGCCGACTTGGGTGCCTATTGTTTGGCATTGCACAGCTTTTATGTATTGACATATTGACAGAAACAGCTAGTTTTGTATATACTAATATATACATGAGCACTGGCATCACAAAATTATTTAATAATGGGGGTTCGCAAGCCGTGCGTTTACCAAAAGAATTTCGTTTTAAGGGTGAAGAAGTCATAATTCGCCATTATGGTAACGGTGTATTACTAGAACCTTACGAACCTAATAATTGGCCTCCTGATTATTGGGCATTAATGCCAACTATTAAAGATAACGAATGGGAACGTCCCATTGATCAAATACCTAAAGCAATCGAAGATGAGTTCGATTGGCTATGAGTTACTTATTAGATACAAACACTTGTTCTTACGTTCTCAAAAATAGTTTTGCTATTGCTGAACGGTTGCAAAAAATTTCCCCAGCTATGGTACACATATGTGCAATAACCATCGCCGAAGCCCGTACTGGTTCATTAAAAAGTATAAATCCATCTCGTTTACTTCACGCATGGGATTATTTTTTAAAACCATTTTGCAATCGTATTTTACCTTTTGATAAAGAAGCTGCTGAGCATTATGGTGAAATACGCGCAGATCTTGAAAAACAAGGCAATATGATTGGTGATCGAGATTGCATGATTGCCGCTATTGCCCGCTGTCATGGCTTAATTTTGGTCACAGCCAATACAAAAGAATTTCAACGTGTTGCAAATTTATCAATAGAAGATTGGCGTAAAATATAAATTAATCTAGAATCAGATCCCTATTCCAATAATTAGTATGACTCTATCACAGTACCATTAAGGTGTGCAGCAGAGCACACCGGCCGTGATGTTGCCATCACAACCGCCAAAATACTCATTGGGCGATGCTACTTCGCGCCCGCAGTTGTACCAGGTGCAGGCATTACCTAGCGTGTCGGTAGCACCAGCGCAAACGCGCATGGGGGCGGTGGCAGGACTGCAGGCGGTACCACCTGTGGTCGACACGTAGCAGTCACCGGTGCCGGTTCCAGCACGCTGCAAGGCATCGTCGGTCCAGTAGTTATACTGAGGAGCGAGTTGGCGGTGGCGGTCGACCCAGTTCTGGGCGGTACAAACAGTAAGCCCGGCGCTGGTGCAGACTGCCGAGCGCTGACTCCAAGTAAACGTTCCGGCACAGCCAATCATGTCAGGGCCGAAGAACTCACTATCTTTGCAGACCGCGGGAATAACCACTTCATTGATTTTTGCTGCGTTGAGTCTTTGGGCGTACTGGCCGTGGGCATAAACGGTTTGCCCGATATCGCTGCCGTCAAAGGTGTATAAACCAATGTGGGCGACTCCCCTTGAATCAAGCTCCATAGCCAGGCTTTGCATATCACCGCAGCTACCTAAGACCGGGCACACTGCCGACCTGGTCAAGAGCCGCTGCGGGCGACTCATACCATCAACACGGAGATAGCCGAGCATGTTGTCAAAGTCAGGCGCGAAGTAGGCGATATGGGCCACGCCGGTAGCATCGATATCGATGGCAACCGACGAGGCGGTACCATCAACAGACTGATCCAGCGTCTCAGCGTTGCACTGCGGTGGTGTACAGTTGGACACATACGTGAGACTTGTGCCGCTGTTATCTTGACCAGCAATATGCCCGATATCATGAGCATCGACGGCGATGGCGACATTTGAGCTCATTCCCACTAGAGTAGCCGGTTGCCCTGCGAGGGTATTATATATCGCTTGGTCCTTATAGAACGCATAGGCCACGTGTGGTACGCCACCTGGATCTAAATCGATGGATGGTAAAAGATAGGAATGCGCAGTGCTATCGAATATCTCCGCTGTGCCGGTGTCTGAGCGAATATATTTCAGAATACCGGTACTGTCGACATAGGTGATATGGGCTATGCCTTCTGCCGTTACCGCGATGTCATTCGGCACTCCGACCGCGGTACTATTATCGAGCGTGGTGGGTGATAGCCCCGTGCGGAAGTATTTAAGTCTGGTGTTGTTGTAGTCATGGTAAGCGATATGTGCTTGCCCCAGGGCATCAAAGTCGATAGACGGCCAGCGGTAGCTTCCTGGTACATCAATCGTGACAACTTCTTTGCGGCGTGCAACCTTGGTCGTGGTCAGCGTACCCCAGTCAATAATGTGAACCACCGTTGCCGTGTTAGTGTTGTCAACCGCGATGTCGACATAGTCTGAAGAGACCGTCGATGAGCCAGCGATTCTTGCCCACGTTCCTGCTGACTCCAAGCGAGCATACTCTAGCGTGCTGGTATCCTCGTTGCGATGTAAAAAGTGCAGGCGACCGAGGTCGTCGATTACCATGTCTCCGTGTTGTCCGGGCAAGCCACGACTATCGATGTCGCGGGGAGTATCAACGCCATCCACGACGAAATATCGCAGGGCCCCAGAGGTTCCGACAAAGCTCACGTGGGCGACACCCCAATTATCAACCGCTAGTTGGATGTTCCCCACAACATTGCTCGCGATGACGCTTGCGGGACTGCCTATGCGTATGAGCTTGGCCTGGGAATTGGTGCTGTCGAGGTAGGCAATCACCGGGATCTCATTGGTGGGATCGATGTCGATGGATGACACGGAACCCACGACAGTCGAGGAATCAAGGGTTTGGGGAACTGCCGTGCCGTCTTTCTTAAGATACTTCAGGCTTTTAGCTGTCCAATCTTGATAAGAGATATGC
This window of the Deltaproteobacteria bacterium genome carries:
- a CDS encoding AbrB/MazE/SpoVT family DNA-binding domain-containing protein, producing the protein MSTGITKLFNNGGSQAVRLPKEFRFKGEEVIIRHYGNGVLLEPYEPNNWPPDYWALMPTIKDNEWERPIDQIPKAIEDEFDWL
- a CDS encoding type II toxin-antitoxin system VapC family toxin, which translates into the protein MSYLLDTNTCSYVLKNSFAIAERLQKISPAMVHICAITIAEARTGSLKSINPSRLLHAWDYFLKPFCNRILPFDKEAAEHYGEIRADLEKQGNMIGDRDCMIAAIARCHGLILVTANTKEFQRVANLSIEDWRKI
- a CDS encoding teichoic acid biosynthesis protein, which translates into the protein MRILYGVVGEGMGHAMRSRVILDALSQKHEVQVVVSGRAHEYLAKRASEVLSIKKIWGYTLAYQDNELQKWRTVVQNIKGALNGLPQNIRAYFEINEKFQPDVVISDFETWSYLFAVRHELPVISIDNMQIINRCTHAPELLAGYESDYQLTNAIVKAKVPGAFHYHITTFFYPPTRKPNTTLHPPILRPEIINARPEAGEHLLVYQTSTSNTSLPEILQQSGRECRIYGMRREITYEIVEGNLHYRPFSEAQFIDDLRTAAGVVASAGFTLMGEAVYLHRPMLAVPIKGQFEQVLNARYLEHEGFGLGADTITSERLGQFIERIPEYERKLANYKQDGNKDLLISLEKTLALASDAK